The following nucleotide sequence is from Saccharothrix texasensis.
GGCACCTGCCGTTGACGCTGCGCATCGCGGCGGCGTCGGTGGCGGGCGGTTCGGTGGCGCGGTACCTGGAGAAGCTGGGCGACCGCCGTCCGCTCGACCTGGCGCACGCCGCCCTGTCACCGGGCGCGCGACGGCTGTTCGCGCTGCTCAGCGTGGTGCCGGGGCCGGACTTCACGGTCGAGGCGGCGGCGAACGCGGCCGACCTGACCGTGCCGGAGGCCGCCGCGCTGCTCGGGCAGCTGAGCAGGGCGCGGCTGGTGAGCGCCGACGGCGGGCGGCACGCGTTCCACGACGAGCTGGCGCGGTTCGCGGCCGAGATGGCGGAGGCCGGGAACGAGGACGTGGCCGCGGCGCGCGTGCGGCTGCTGGAGTTCTACGTGCGGGCCGTCGACCACTGCGCCGAGCTGCTGTACCCGGACCTGATGCGGCTGCCCGCGCCGGCCGGGCGGGCGGTGCGGCTGCCGCGGATCGAGACGGCGGCGCAGGCGCGGGCGTGGCTGGACGCGGAGCGGGCGAACCTGACCGCGGCGATCCGCTCGGCGGCGGAACGGGGACCGGCCGCGATGTCGTGGCGGCTGGCCGACGGGCTGCGCGGCTACCTGTGGATCGGCAAGCACGTCACCGAGTGGCTGTCGACCGCGCAGTACGGGCTGGACGCCGCGCACGAGCAGCGCGACGTGGCCGGTGAGGCGGCGATGCACCAGAACCTGGGCACGCTGCACTGGCGGCTCGGCGACTTCGAGACGTCCATCGCGCACTACACGCGTGCCGTCGACCTGCACCGGATGTCCGGCGACCTGGCGTCGGAGGCGGAGGTGCGCGGGAACCTCGGCGTGGTGCGGCTGGAGTCGGGCGACCTGGCGTCGGCGCGCAACGACCTGGAGATGTGCCTGGCGCTCAAGCGCGAGTCCGGCGGGTCGAGGTCGGGTGAGACGGGCGTGCTGACCGGGCTGGGCATGCTCGCCATCGAGACCGGTGAGCTGGCCGAGGCGGTGGACCTGCTGGGCGAGGCGCTGGCGATCAGCGTGGAGCACGGGTTGCGCGGCAGCGAGATCACCGCGTTGACGCTCCTGGGTGTGGCGTCGCAGCTCATGGGCGAGCCGCAGCGCGCGCTCACCCACCTGTCCGAGGCGTTGCGGCTGTCGACCGAGGCGGGGTTCCGCGAAGCCGCCGCGCGGGTGCTGGAGAGCACCGCGTCCGTGCGGCTGGACCTGGGCGAGCACGCCGCGGCGCTGGAGCTGGCCGACCGGGCGTTGGCCGAGCTGCGGGAGGACGGCGACCAGCGGATCACCACGAACGTGCTGGTGGTGATGGCGTCGGCGAACCGCGGCCTCGGTTCCCTGCGCACGGCCGACGAGCAGTTCCAGCAGGCCCTGACCAAGGCGCGGCGGATCGGCTACCTGCCGGGCGAGGCCCGCGCGCTGGTCGGCCTGGCGGGCGTGCGCCGGCTCCTCGGCCAGACCGCCGAGGCGCGGACCCTGGCCACCCAGGCCGTCACGTTGACGTCCGACCTGGGCCTGCGCGTCACCGAACGCCACGCCCGCGCCGAGCTGGCCACCGTCGACCACACCCCCACCGGGCCCACCTGAACGTTCAACTCGGGGTGCCGGAACGCAGGACACGCGCGTTCCGAACGTAGGACTCGCGCGAGAGTCCAACGTTCAGGCCGCGCGTGTCCTACGTCCGGAACAGGTGTGTCCTACGTTCAGGACACCCGAGTTGAACGCTCAGGCGTTGATCAGGGCGGTCAGGCGGTCGGCCAGGGCGTCCCAGCGCCAGTTCGCGGTCACCCACTCGCGGCCCGCCGCGCCCATCTTGGCGGCGGTGTCGGGGTCGGCCAGCAGGGCGGCGACGGAGTCGGCCACCTCGGACACCTCGCGGCCGTCGACCACGCGCCCGGTGACGCCGTCGCGCACCGTTTCGGGCGCGCCGCCGGAACGGCCCGCCACGACCGGCAGGCCGGTGGCCGACGCCTCCAGGTACACGATGCCCAGGCCTTCGACGTCCAGCCCGCGCCCGCGCGTCCGGCACGGCATCGCGAACACGTCACCGGCGTTGTAGTGCGCGGGCAGCTCCTCCCACGGCACCGACCCGGTCAGCACCACGTGCTCCGCCACGCCGACCGACGCCGCCAGCCGCTCCAACGTCCCCCGGTACGGCCCGCCGCCCACCAGCAGCAACGCCGCGCCCGGCACCTGCCGCCGGATCTCCGGCAACGCCCGAACCAGCACGTCCTGCCCCTTGCGCGGCACGAGCCGCGACACGCACACCACCACCGGCCGGTCCCCCAGCCCGTACCGGGCGCGCATCTCCGACCGCGCCGCCGCCGAAGGCGCGAACACCGACGTGTCCACCCCTGACGGCAGGTGCTCCAACGCCGCCATCGGCCCGAACGCCGCCGCGAACCGCGACCGCGTGTACCGGCTCACGAACGTGACCACGTCCGCGTCCGACCCGATCCGCCGCAACGCCTGCCGCGCGCCCGGCAGCATCGACCACCCGACTTCGTGCCCGTGCGTCGACGCCAGCACCCTCGACGCGCCGGCGGCACGCAGCCGTGACGTCATCAACGCCAACGGCGCCGCGGCGCCGAACCACACGGCGTCGCAGCGCGCTCCGCGCAGGATGTCCGACGCCCGCCGCACGACGTCCGGCGTGGGCAGCATCAACGTCCCGGGGTGCCGCACCACCTCGAAGGGCTGCGCCGCGTCGAACTCGGGGTGCGAGCCGGCCGGTGACTCCCACGACGGCGCGTACACCACCAGCTCGGGCAGCCGCACGGCGAGCGCGTGCAGGTAGGCCTGGATTCCGCCGGGCCGTGGCGGGAAGTCATTGGTCACCAACAGGGTCCGACGCACGCGACCACGTTACGGGAACGACCGCCGCAGGAACTCCCGCCACCCGCGCACCAGCGCCGCGCCGTCCCCGCCGGTGGTCTCCAGCAGCACGCCGTCCACTTCGGACGCCCGCACCCGCGCCAGCCGCCGGTACAGGGCCACCAGCCCCGGCTCGCCGAGCGTCGACGCCAGGTACAGGTTCAGCGACCACGCCTCCTGGTAGGCCAGCTCCATCCCGGCGCCGCGGAAGTCGGCGTCCGACGGCAGGGTGTCGGGCAACGACTGCCGCACCCGCGCGGCCAGCAGCGGCGCGGCCTTGGGCGGCGGCACGTCGCTGCGCCGGTAGCCCACGTAGTCGGCGAACCCCTCCAGCACCCACATCGGCGCGCCGTCCACGGTCTCGCCGCGTGCCGCCACGTGCGTGATCTCGTGCCGCAGCAGCACCCGCAACGCCAACGGCGACAACGCGCCCGCGCTGTCCGGGTTCAGCACCACCCGTTGGCCGCGGGCGGTGTGCGTGGCCTGGTCGACCCGGTCGGCCACCGCGACGCCCGCGATGGCGCCGGTGGCGAACCCCGGCCCGACCAGCGCGACCATCTCGGCGGGGCTCGCCGGGATCAGCACGGCCACCTGGCGCGCCCACGCCTGGCCCCAGACTTCGGTCACCGCCGTGACGGCGCCGTCCAGTTCGGCCAGCACCCGGGCGGCCAGCACCTCGCCGCCGGGGTGGCTCAGCACGAACCCGCCGGCGCCGGCGAGCACGTGGCTGGGCGCGAAGTCCCACGGCCCGCGCCAGGTGCGCTTGCCCAGCGGTTCCAGCGCGGTGTCGGAGTTGAGGTACCAGCGGCCGTCGCGCCGGGTGAACAGGTAGGCCATGTCCTGGCTGCTGGGCTCGACGTCCACGCCGCGCAGCCGGTACGACAGCCGCACGTCCGGGGCCCACGCCTCGTCGGCGGCGGGCAGGTCGAGCTCGGCGAGGTCGGTCTCGGACCGGCCCGGGGCCAGGTACTCCCACTCGGCCACGGGCACCGAGGCGAGGTTGCGGAACAGGTCGCGCTGCCGTTGCCGGAACCCGGCGTCGGCGAGGGGGTCGAGGTCCGCGGTGAACGCCGGCTCGTCCCGGTCCAGCACCGCCCGCGCCCGCCGGTCCAGCAGCGCCCGCACGGCGTCCGCGCGGGCGGGCGCGGCCGATGCCGCGGGCGTGGACGGGGTCGCCGGCACCACGGCCGTGACCAGTCCGGCGAACAACGTCACGGCCACCAACGCGGCCAGCACACCCCGGAATCGGCTCACGAGCCTCCACTGTCAACGGCAGGGCCACCCCCGTCGAGGATGGCCCTGCCGGACACGACTGTCAGCCCGCGATGCGCCGCATCGCGTAGATGCTGCCGGGGTTCTCCAGCGGCACGACCTTGACCGGGACGCCGTCGGTGGAGGCGTGCACGACCCGCCCGTTGTCCACCGCCATGCCCACGTGGTTGCCGCCGTTGTAGATGATCAGGTCGCCCGCCTGGACCTCGCCGCGGCTGACCGGCCGCCCGGCGCCGGCCTGGCCGCCGGAGGTGCGCGGGATGGACACGCCGGCGTAGGCGTACGCCTTCGACGTCAGACCGGAGCAGTCCCAGCGGTCCGGGCCGGTCGCGCCGTACAGGTACATGTCGCCCTGCTGGTCCAGCGCGAACTGCAGCGCGACACCCGCCGCGCCCGCGGGCACGTTGGTGCTGACCCGCTCGCCGACGCTGGACAGCGTGGTGCGCTCCGACGCGGACAACCGCGCCAGCTGGTCCTTGACCTCGGTGATCTGGCCCTGCAGCTCGTCGTTGCGCTTCTTGACGTCGTCGGCGATCTTGATCGCCTCGTCGGTCGCGGCCTGCGCGCGGGCCTGGGCGTCCGCCGCCTTCTGGCGCGCGTCCTCCGCGGCGTCGACCGCGCCGGAGAGCCGTTCGAGGGATTCGTTGCTGTCCGACGCGAGCACGCCGAGCGCGGACATGCGGTTCAGGAAGTCCTGCTGGGAGTCGGACACCAGCAGCGCCGACAGCTGGTTGAACCGCGCGCCCTCGAACGACGCCTCGGTCAGCTTGTCGACCTGGACCCGGAAGGTCTCCTCGTCGGTCCGCGCCTGCTCGCCCGCCTGGGTCGCCTGCGCCAGGTCGGCGTTGGCCTTGTCCAGCTCGGTCTGGTTGGCGTTGCGCTGCTCTTCGGCGCGCAGGAGCTCTTCGTTGAGCTTGGTGGCCTGCTCGGCCAGCTCGTTGTACTTCTTCAGCGCCTCGGAGGCGTTCGCGGGGGTGTTCGGCTGGGCTCCGGCGGGTACGGGCAGGACGCCCACCGCGGCAGCGGCCACCGCCGTGGCCGCCATCGCCCCGCGCAGGCCGCGCTTGAGTCGTTGCGACGCCACAGTCGCGTGTGTCTCCTTCGTCTGATCCCGCCTGCCGGTCGGGCGCGTGACGCGACCCGACACACCTCTGCTGAGGGATTTCCGGCTCGGCACCCCGACAGGCCGATTCGGCGGTGAACCCGCGTCGCGGCCCAGGATGGACCACTGCTCGCCGCGAGATCTCGGCTAGGTTACGAAAAGTGAGGTCCGGCGTCCACTAGCGGGGCAAGTAAATCACGCGCAGTTCACCTTTCTTCTCATACGGCCTAGCTGTGACCTGGTCGTGTAACCACCGGTGGTGTTAAAAACACGATCTGTGTCACACCCGGCCCAAGCGGGCCAACAGCACCGCCGACGGCACGGGGTGCGCGCCCCGCCGTCGGACGGAATCGGCCACCGCCCGGTCGGACGTCACCACGACCACCGGACGCCCCTCGGGCTCGGCGGTCACCAACGCCCGGATCACGTCGTCGGCCAGCACACCCGGATCGCTGAACAGCACCCGCACCCCGCGCGGCGCGGACGTCGGCACGGCCACCACACCGGCGCCGTCGAACACCAACGTCACCTCCGCGCCGGTGCGCGCCGCCAGCACGGCCAACTGGTGCACCAACCGGTCCCGCTGGTCCGACAGCGACAGCTCCGGGTACCCCGTCTTGGTCACGTTGTAGCCGTCCACGATCAAGTGCACGGCGGGCAGGGCCAGCAACCGGTCCAGCGCCGCCGGGTCCTCCACCCGGCCGACCGCGCCCTGCGCCGCGCTGGCGCCGCGCACCAGGTCCGCCGGCCGCGGGCCCGCGCCGCCCAGCGCCAGCTCCCGCCGCAGGCCGTTCACCGCGCCGTCCAACGTCTCGACCAGCAGGGCCAACCGCACCTCGTCGGCCTGCCGCGCCTCCTTGGCCGACTGGCGCGCCACCTCCGCGTCCGACTCGGCCCGCTGCGCCTTGGCGCGCTCGTGCTCGGCTCGTTCGCGCTCGCGGTCCCGTTCGGCGGTGAGCCGGCGCAGCGCGGCCTCGGCCTCCGCGCGCACCCGGTCCGCCTCCGCCGACGACGACTCGGCCCGGTCCTTCGCCTCGCGCAGCCGCACGCCCTGCTCGCGCAACCGTTTGCGCAACCGTTCCAGCTCGGCTTCGGACGCCTCGCGGATCTGGTCCACCGCGCCGCCCGCCTCGGCCCGTTCCGCCTTGAGCCGCTCCAGCTCCACCTCGAGCCGCTCGGCCCGCTGCACGGCCAGGTCGCGCTCGGAGCGCAGCGCCGCGTCCGCCGCCCGCCTGCCGACCAGCTCGACGAAGTGGGACGCGACCTCCTCGCCCTGCAGGATCGCCGCCGCGCCCGCCGTCACCGGGTCGGGCGACGTCACCTCCAACGCGGCCGGCCGGTTGCGCCGCAGCCACTCCACGACCGCCGCCCGGAAGTTCGCCGACGCCTTCAGGCCGCCGATGAGCACCGGCGCGCCGAGCCTGGCCCGCTTGGTGGGCGCGAACCGGGCGACGGCGCGCAACGACTGCGGGATGTCGACCTTCGCCAGGTCCGCCAACGCGTCCGCGCTCAGCTCCGCGAGCCGCGCGCGCAGGGGCTCGGGCAGGGTGGACCAGTCCACAGTGGACTCGACGGCCTGGTCTGGTTCCAGGTCGTCGGCGCCTGCCGGTGGCTCGATCGGGTCTTGCACCCGTACAGGCTAGCTGTGCCGGGTCGCACCGCTGTGCTCGATCACCGCTCGGTCGCCCGGCCCGATCACCGCCCGATCACCGGTGCTCCGCGCCGGACTGTCGGTGGTGGTCGCTACGGTGCGCCGCGATGACTACTCAGCTCACGTTCGACGAACTGGGCACACCGCTGCGCGAGACCACGTTCGTCGTCTTCGACCTGGAGACCACCGGTGGCCGGGCGGACGGTGACGCGATCACCGAGATCGGCGCGGTGAAGGTGCGCGGCGGGCGGGTGATCGGCGAGTTCGGCACCCTCGTCGACCCCGAGCGGGGCATCCCGCCGCAGGTCGTGGCCCTGACCGGGATCACCCAGATGATGGTGACCGGCGCGCCGCGGCTGTCCACGGTGCTGCCCGCGTTCCTCGAGTTCGCCGCCGGCGCGGTGCTGGTCGCGCACAACTCCGGCTTCGACGTGGGGTTCGTCAAGGCCGCCTGCGCCCGGCTCGGGTACACGTGGCCCAAGCCGACCGTCGTGTGCACGGTGAAGCTGGCCCGCCGGGTGCTCAGCCGGGACGAGGCGCCGAGCTGCCGGCTGTCGGCGCTGGCCCACCTGTTCGGGGTGTCCGTGCAGCCGAACCACCGGGCGCTGATCGACGCCCGCGCGACCGTCGAGGTGCTGCACCACCTGCTGGAGCGGGTCGGTTCGGTCGGGGTGCACTCGCTGGAGGAGCTGGTCGCCTACCTGCCCGAGGTGACGCCGGCGCAACGTCGCAAGCGGACGCTCGCCTCGCACCTGCCGTCCACCCCGGGCGTCTACCTGTTCCGCGGGCCGTCGGAAGAGGTGCTCTACGTCGGCACGGCGTCCGACCTGCGGCGGCGGGTCCGGCAGTACTTCACCGCGAGCGAGGGGCGCAAGCGGCTTCGGGAGATGGTCGCGCTGGCCGTGCGGGTCGACGCGGTGGAGTGCTCGCACTCGTTGGAGGCGGAGGTGCGGGAGCTGCGGCTGCTCACCGCGCACAAGCCCGCCTACAACCGGCGTTCCAAGAACCAGGGGCAGGCGTGGTGGCTCGTGCTGACGGACGAGGCGTTCCCCCGCCTCTCCGTGGTCCGCACGCCGCGCGACGGGGCGCTCGGCCCGTTCCGGTCCCGGCGGCTGGCCGAGACGGCGCTGGAGGCGGTGCTGGAGGCCGTGCCGCTGCGGGCGTGCTCGATCCGGATCCCCGCGCGCAACGCGTCCGCCACGCCGTGCGCCCTGTTCGAGCTGGGCCGGTGCAAGGCGCCGTGCGCGGGACGGCAGTCGGTGGACGAGTACTCCCCCGCCGCTTCGGCGTTCCGCCGGCTGGTGGCCGGGGCGGACGTCGCGCCGCTGCGGGAGCTGACCGCGCAGATCGACGCGCTCGCCCTCGCGCACCGGTTCGAGGACGCCGCCGCCCGCCGCGACCGCATGTCGTCGTTGGTGCGCTCGCTGGACCGCGCGCAGCGGCTCGCCGGACTGGCCGCGCTGCCCGAGCTGGTGGCCGCGCGCCCCGACGGGTCCGGCGGGTGGGAGTTCGCCGTGGTGCGGCACGGGCGGTTGGCGTCGGCCGGGGTGGCGCGTCGGGGCACGCGGCCGATGCCGGTGGTCGACGCGCTGGTGGCGTCGGCGGAGACGGTGGTCCCGGGCGAGGGCCCGCTGTTCGGCGCGCCCGCCGAGGAGGTCGGCGTGGTGCTGCGGTGGATCGACCGGCCGGGGACGCGGCTCGTCCACTGCGACCGCCCGTGGACGTCGCCGGCCTCCGCCGCCGGCGCGTGGCGGGACTGGGTGGCCCGCGCCGAGGCCGGTCGCGACCAGTACCGGATGGCCGGCCACTAGCATGTGGTCGGTCGACACCCCGACGACTTGTGGAGGACCGCTGTGATCACCGCGATCGTGCTGATCCAAGCCGCCGCCGAGACCATCCCGGACGCGGCGCAGGCGATCGCCGACATCGAGGGCGTCACC
It contains:
- a CDS encoding AfsR/SARP family transcriptional regulator encodes the protein MPVRAGKHRALLAALSLRAGRVVSIGELVSFLWGGDPPARTRGTLQTYVMRLRQLLGDPSLIRTTSDGYRLVVPPEQVDVHRFTTTAGLARQAAQSGHLADAAELYAEALGLWRGPALSDVPSDALRDDEVPRLAERLLVVHEERNDVELALGNHERLVPVLRSLTSDHPLRERFWAQLMVALYRGSRQAEALEAFRLADRVLGEQLGIEPGPALRELHQAILVGDSSLAAPAEHADPDVPDQLPPDVPGFVGRAELVDRISRLIAPDGPRTAVPIVTLTGVPGVGKTALAVHVAHRLRDRFPDGRLYVDLRGYASGPATPVVEVLTRFLRALGVPPEQIPVDSDEQSTLFRSLLTGRRMLLVLDNAAAPDQVRPLLPGAASCPVLVTSRDDLRGLIAVDGARRVGLDVFEPDESLAVLHRTGPAAEELARRCGHLPLTLRIAAASVAGGSVARYLEKLGDRRPLDLAHAALSPGARRLFALLSVVPGPDFTVEAAANAADLTVPEAAALLGQLSRARLVSADGGRHAFHDELARFAAEMAEAGNEDVAAARVRLLEFYVRAVDHCAELLYPDLMRLPAPAGRAVRLPRIETAAQARAWLDAERANLTAAIRSAAERGPAAMSWRLADGLRGYLWIGKHVTEWLSTAQYGLDAAHEQRDVAGEAAMHQNLGTLHWRLGDFETSIAHYTRAVDLHRMSGDLASEAEVRGNLGVVRLESGDLASARNDLEMCLALKRESGGSRSGETGVLTGLGMLAIETGELAEAVDLLGEALAISVEHGLRGSEITALTLLGVASQLMGEPQRALTHLSEALRLSTEAGFREAAARVLESTASVRLDLGEHAAALELADRALAELREDGDQRITTNVLVVMASANRGLGSLRTADEQFQQALTKARRIGYLPGEARALVGLAGVRRLLGQTAEARTLATQAVTLTSDLGLRVTERHARAELATVDHTPTGPT
- a CDS encoding glycosyltransferase family 4 protein translates to MRRTLLVTNDFPPRPGGIQAYLHALAVRLPELVVYAPSWESPAGSHPEFDAAQPFEVVRHPGTLMLPTPDVVRRASDILRGARCDAVWFGAAAPLALMTSRLRAAGASRVLASTHGHEVGWSMLPGARQALRRIGSDADVVTFVSRYTRSRFAAAFGPMAALEHLPSGVDTSVFAPSAAARSEMRARYGLGDRPVVVCVSRLVPRKGQDVLVRALPEIRRQVPGAALLLVGGGPYRGTLERLAASVGVAEHVVLTGSVPWEELPAHYNAGDVFAMPCRTRGRGLDVEGLGIVYLEASATGLPVVAGRSGGAPETVRDGVTGRVVDGREVSEVADSVAALLADPDTAAKMGAAGREWVTANWRWDALADRLTALINA
- a CDS encoding C40 family peptidase, with the protein product MASQRLKRGLRGAMAATAVAAAAVGVLPVPAGAQPNTPANASEALKKYNELAEQATKLNEELLRAEEQRNANQTELDKANADLAQATQAGEQARTDEETFRVQVDKLTEASFEGARFNQLSALLVSDSQQDFLNRMSALGVLASDSNESLERLSGAVDAAEDARQKAADAQARAQAATDEAIKIADDVKKRNDELQGQITEVKDQLARLSASERTTLSSVGERVSTNVPAGAAGVALQFALDQQGDMYLYGATGPDRWDCSGLTSKAYAYAGVSIPRTSGGQAGAGRPVSRGEVQAGDLIIYNGGNHVGMAVDNGRVVHASTDGVPVKVVPLENPGSIYAMRRIAG
- a CDS encoding NYN domain-containing protein; its protein translation is MQDPIEPPAGADDLEPDQAVESTVDWSTLPEPLRARLAELSADALADLAKVDIPQSLRAVARFAPTKRARLGAPVLIGGLKASANFRAAVVEWLRRNRPAALEVTSPDPVTAGAAAILQGEEVASHFVELVGRRAADAALRSERDLAVQRAERLEVELERLKAERAEAGGAVDQIREASEAELERLRKRLREQGVRLREAKDRAESSSAEADRVRAEAEAALRRLTAERDRERERAEHERAKAQRAESDAEVARQSAKEARQADEVRLALLVETLDGAVNGLRRELALGGAGPRPADLVRGASAAQGAVGRVEDPAALDRLLALPAVHLIVDGYNVTKTGYPELSLSDQRDRLVHQLAVLAARTGAEVTLVFDGAGVVAVPTSAPRGVRVLFSDPGVLADDVIRALVTAEPEGRPVVVVTSDRAVADSVRRRGAHPVPSAVLLARLGRV
- a CDS encoding DEDD exonuclease domain-containing protein; this encodes MTTQLTFDELGTPLRETTFVVFDLETTGGRADGDAITEIGAVKVRGGRVIGEFGTLVDPERGIPPQVVALTGITQMMVTGAPRLSTVLPAFLEFAAGAVLVAHNSGFDVGFVKAACARLGYTWPKPTVVCTVKLARRVLSRDEAPSCRLSALAHLFGVSVQPNHRALIDARATVEVLHHLLERVGSVGVHSLEELVAYLPEVTPAQRRKRTLASHLPSTPGVYLFRGPSEEVLYVGTASDLRRRVRQYFTASEGRKRLREMVALAVRVDAVECSHSLEAEVRELRLLTAHKPAYNRRSKNQGQAWWLVLTDEAFPRLSVVRTPRDGALGPFRSRRLAETALEAVLEAVPLRACSIRIPARNASATPCALFELGRCKAPCAGRQSVDEYSPAASAFRRLVAGADVAPLRELTAQIDALALAHRFEDAAARRDRMSSLVRSLDRAQRLAGLAALPELVAARPDGSGGWEFAVVRHGRLASAGVARRGTRPMPVVDALVASAETVVPGEGPLFGAPAEEVGVVLRWIDRPGTRLVHCDRPWTSPASAAGAWRDWVARAEAGRDQYRMAGH